CATCGCCCGCGAGGCCTCGTTCTCCTACGGCCAGGGCATGACCACCGTCGAGGTCTTCCGCCGCGCGAGAGCGGGCGAGTGGCGGGCCCTCAAAGTCGTCGACAACGCCGCGCACTACTCGGGCCTGGCGCTCGCCAACCTGATGAAGGCCTTTGACCCCGACCTCTTCGTGATCGGCGGCGGCATGAGCCAGGTCGGCCCCTTCTACCTGGACAAGATCCAGGCCGCCGCCGACGCCTACACTCTAGGCTTTCCCCAGCTCTCGCTGCGCACGGCCGAACTCGGCGTCGACGCCGGGGTGATCGGCGCGGCGAGCGTGGCGGGCCTGATCCTCGGTTGAGCCTCATTCACGCCCTGCTCACCGGCGTCAGTAGGCTGAGGCTATGACGCTCGCCCTCCTGCTCAGCGCCCTGCTGATCTTCGCCATGCGCATCGCCGACGTATCGCTGGGCACCATGCGCATCGTCATGCTGGTGCGCGGCCGCCGCGGTTTAGCCGGCCTCTTGGGCTTTTTCGAGTCGCTTATCTGGCTGCTGGCGGCGAGCCAGGTGATCGGCAACCTCGACAACCCGCTCAAGCTCGTCGCCTACGCCGGCGGCTACGCGGCGGGCACCATGCTCGGCGCGACCATCGAGCGCTGGATAGCCATGGGCCAGAGCCTCCTGCGCATCGTGACGCCGGTCGCTACCCCGCCGCTCGCCCCGGCCCTGCGCAAGGCGGGCTTCTACGTCACCGTCGTCAACGCCGAGGGTCGCGACGGCGACGTGCAGGTGTCGTTCAGCGTGATCCCCCGGCGGCGCATGCACGAGGTGCTCGAGATCGTCCGCCGGATGAACCCCAAGGCCTTCGTCACCTTCGAAGAGGTGCGGTCCTTGAATGTAGGCCCGCCTCAAGAGGCGCTCCTCCGCAAGTCGCGCGTGTAGAGATAGCCAGGTGGTGACACCGGAGCGTCGCCTCTTTAAATGCCTCTCGCCTTGCCGTGAGGGGTAGCGCCTCTGCTCCCGCGCCTTGAGACTTCCGTAAGAGTTTTGTAACGCTCTCGCTGCTACATTTTCTTCAGGCAATTTGCATTGCGTCGTCTTTTCCCCTATCAAACCCTCCCTCCCCCCCAGGGAGGGTTTCTTCTTTATTTCTCTGCCGGCTCCTTGGTATCTGCACCAGAACCGTCCGGCGCTTGTGCCGGCCCAGGCCTCGAGCCGACGCAAGCCGCCCATTCGGCGCGGGGCGCTAGGCGGGCTCTTCTCGTTTCGTCGCCTTGCCGAAGGCTTCGCGGTAGTCCGGATTGGCGCGCACGCCCTCGGCCTTGGGATGCCTGTGAGCGTCCACCTCGACCTCGCTGAAGCGCGGGTCGCCGCCGCGGCTCTTCCACACCCGGGCCTTGGCGGGGATGCCCAGGCCCACCGCGTGGGGCTCGAGGTCGCGGGTCGCCAGGGCCAAGGCGCCCAGCATGGCGTCGTCGCTCAAGACGGTGCCGGAGAGGACGGTGGCGTGGTAGGCCACGCGCACGCCCTTGCCGATAACCGTGCGCTTCAGGGTCACGTCGTCGGACTCGAGCAGGTCGTGGGAATGGCTGTAGACGTTGACGTAGTCGCTGAGGCTGGCGCCATCGTGGAGTTCGACGCCGCCGATGTCGTCGATGAGCACGTTTCTGTGAATCACCACCTCATCGCCCGCCGTGATGTTATAGCCGACGCTGACCTCGACGTTCTGGAAGATCTTGAGGTTCTTGCCCGCCCTCGCAAAGACCCGCTCGGCCAGCATCCGCCTGATCTTGAGGCCGCTGTGGACGGACTGCCCCAGCGGCGTCAGGTCCAGGCTCTTCCAGAGCCACAGCAGCGGCTTGACCCGTGCGAACTTGTCCTGGTCGGTGGCGACGTAGTGCTCGGCCTCGAAGGTGATATTGCGGGGGTCCAGCGCCAGGGCGGCGATGGGGCTCCTCTGCTCGAGCGCCTCGTAGCTCGCGCCGTGCATGACCTGGGCCAGCACCTCGCGCACCGTCTCGCTGCGGTCCAGGCCGGGGTCGTCGAGCCGCTCAGCCAGATCGCTCACGAACAGGTCGAGGGTCGTCTCGGCGGCGGCGGGGATGGGGCGGGGAAGAAGCCAGGGCATGGTGAATCTACCTTAAGGCTGCAGCCGCCGAGCGACGGGTAACGCAGCCGACCAGCAGGCACGACCATCAGCCCCTTAGAGCAGGCTTCCCGAGCGGTTCAGGGGTGGTCGACCGGCTGCAAGCACCTGATCGTCACCCGCGCAGAGGGCAGCGGCATGCGCTCGTTGCCTGGACGGGCGCAGGCTATGCTCAAGCTGCGCACCGTCTATCTCAACCGTCTATCTCGGTGGAGACCGCCGGGCCTGGTGGTTGTTGTGGCGCGGCTGTGCATCGCCCCTTTCGCTCCGGGACCCGGCAATATCAGTGGGCTAAGGGTTTAGAGCGGTTCGTGCTAGTGCTCTGTCAATCTTATTTTGATGGGTGATTACGAGGACAAAACAAGTGCGTAAATGTTGCAGTTTACCCCTGCGGCACAGTATATTGCTTCACCTTTGCGCGCAATGACAAGCTTACTTTCACCTGTCAATTTATGCTTGACAGAGCACTAGTATCAATCAGGTTGACCGGCGGGGAAAAGTTTACCACTCGACGACTTCCTGCAAAATGCGCTCCCTGATCTGCGGTTTGAGAGCTTTCTTCTCCACCAGGTCCACCTTCACGCAGAGCAGATCCGAGAGGTGATGCTCGAGGTTGATGAGGTCAAGCAGGCTTAGCGGGCGTTCGTCAAACTGCACAAGGACGTCCAGATCACTAGCTTCACGCTGTTTCCCGCGCACATAGGAGCCAAATAGTCCCAGTGACACCACCCCGTAGCGCCTTCGCAAGTTGGGAAGCTGCTCGCACAGCACGCCAGCGTAGACAGCGGCCTTAGAGGGTAAGGATCGGGGTGTAAGCTGTGTCATCACCCCGACATTATAGCGCGCCGAGCAGGGGTTTATCGGCGTGTACGAGATAGCCTCGCGCTTTGTACTCTTGCGGCAGACATGTCGATGCTTACGGGGCTGATGCGTCTTCGTCCACATACAGACGAAGACGCTATGGCTCGAGGTGCAGACAGAGTTTAAGTTGCCAAGACGAAAGTGTACCAAGCAAGCTTGGGTTAAGCTAAAACATGGCTGGACTCGAGGACATTGCGCCGGTACTAGACGAGCTTGCCGAGGGGCTGAAAACGCTCTATGGCAAGCGCTTTGTCGGGCTGATGCTTTTCGGCTCCTACGCGCGGGGCGAGGCCAAGGAAGGGAGCGATGTGGATTTGCTGCTGCTCTTGCACGGTCCCGTGGACGCTCTTGCTGAAATCCACCGTTCGGAAGAGGTGGCCTGGCCTCTCTCGCTGGTGCACGATCTGACGCTAAGTTTGCTGCCCGTGAACACCGAGCAATCTTCAGCCTTGGGCTCGAGCTTTCTGACGAACCTCGAGCACGAAGGGGTTCGTGTAGAGTGGTGCGAATGATCGTACAGTTAGAAATACCCGAAGTGCTGCATGAAGCGCTTGGCCCAGAGCCACAAAAAGAGGTTCTAGAGGCGATCTTGCTCAAGCTTATCAACGATGATCGCCTGAGCATTGGGATGGCCGGCAAAATTTTGGGGCTTGATCGCTTGGGGGCGATTCAGTGGTATACAGGCCACGGCCATCATTACCCCAACATCGACGCCGAAGACTTTGCCCATGACCTCAACTTCGCAAACCGGAAGTGACCCCGCTGTCCTCGCCGTTTTCGATACCGGACCACTCATATACCTGGATATCCTAGGATACACCTCACTGCTTGAAAAGCTGTACCAGGTGGTGATCCCGCCTGCCGTCGTGGCTGAGCTGCGGCAAAAGCCAGGTAGGCCGGGAGGCGGCGTGCCCGGCCTGACCTGGGTCAAGCAGCAAAGACCAAAGCGCAAAACACTGCGGCGCGTGCATAGAGAACTGACTGCCGACCCAGGAAAAGAGGAGGTTATCGCTCTAGCGCTGGACCTGGCATCGTGGGTTGTGATTGATGAGCGACGGGGCAGGGCCTATGCGAGCAACGTCGGCCTGCGACTGACAGGGACATTGGGAATTTTGCTCGACATTCACAAATCCGGACTGGCCGGACGCACGATTTCAACCGAGCTTAACCTTTTAGATGCTAACGGTATGCACATCTCAAGCCAATTGAAACAGCTAGTTCTGGATCAAGTGACGACGAAGTAAGGGTCTATACATTCTAGCCACTTTATCCCCGGCAGGGTGCGCCGCGCACACCCTGATAACGGAAGGAGTGACTGGAGGTGCGCCTGGCCCATCTTCACGATGGTCCTTCAAGAAGAGGTCATCACTCAATCTCCGCGCCCTTGGTTGCCCGCTCTATCTTGAAGCTCCCCGTAATCTCCAGGGTATTCGTCGGGTCCGGTTCGGACATGATGCCGCGCTTTTGCGCCAGCACGCCGCTGAACGAGCCCGTGAGCGCCAGCGTCAGGTCGTCCGTCATCGTCGCGGTGTCGACGGCCAGCTCTCCCTCGACCAGTTCATAAAAGTTGTCGAAGTTGAAGCCCTCCGGAAAGTAGCTGATTTCCGGCGCGTCGAAGAGCATCAGCCTCATCTCCCCGTCGAGCGTCAGGCCGATAGTCAGCACGCCGTCGAAGTCGAAGGGGTCGGGCCGCAGATAGCCTTGCAGGCTCACGCTCTGAAACATGCCCATGACGGTCGTCCACTCCGCCGAGTTGACTTAGGGGCGTTACGGCGTCTCCGTGACGTTTAGACCAAGCGTCCGGGCCACCTTTGCCATCTTAGCGTCCGCGGTGATGAGGTCGAAGCCGCCCGAGTGGGCGACGGCGACGTGCAGCGCATCCGCACCCTTGATGGCATTTTCAAAGTGGCGGGTGAGCGCCCTTGCCTGCATGAACGCGTGGTGCGTGGCGTGCACGCGCGTGTACAAACCCGCCAGGAGGTGCTGGTCGAAAAGGTTTAATGCCCTGTCTACGTCGCTACGGGAAAGCCTGTGGGTTCGCTCGGCGAGGGCAGCCGCGGAGGCGACTTCCAATTCGACGTGATCGCTGATAACGATACCCGCCAGGCTTTGGTAGAGTGCATCGACCCTGGCGCTGCGCGCTTCGGGAAAGTAATAGGCGAAGACGATGCTGGTGTCGAGGTACGTCATCAATATCTCTTTAGCATGTCGAGATATCGTTCAGTAGGGAGCTTCCTCACGCATTTCCTTGACGATGTCGCCAAGATCGTCGCCGCCATTAACGGTCATGCTGTTGCGAAACCCGCTCAGGTCGGGGAACGTGTCGGTGTCACTCGTAACGGCAAGAAGCCTTACCTCGTCTTTGCCATAGCGGGAGATAACGATCTCCTCGCCAGCTTTGGCGCGCACGATGAGCTTGCCAAGCTCCTTTCTCGCGTCTTGCACAGTAAATTTGGGCATCTTTTGCTCCTTCTGAGTGCACTCTAGCACAATCTTGTACGGTGATTAAGCGAACCGTACAAGATGGAGGACGCGGTGAATCCAGAGCGGCAGCGTTGCCGCTGACCGCCCAATCGTTCTGAGCGTGCATGCCTGCGCTCAGGCTGAGTAGCTCACGAGAACAAGGATGAGCGTATGAGGGCTGAAACGTTTTGACGTCATGGCTGTCTGCTCCTTTGCCGTCACAATCGCCGCCCTGATGGACGAGGACGGCAACAGCTATCCACCGCACACACCGAAACCGTACACATCTGCATTGACCGCGTAAAAATACAGGTTCATACCGACCTCCCGGAGGGTCTCCGGATAAGTGAGTTCCCAGAGGGTCCCGCTGATGGTTCCCTCGATGTGCTCATCGGACATAGAGGTGACAAAAAAGGTGAGATTCGCAGGGCCCTCATCCGAAGTCAATATCCAGTCCGGCGAAACGATACTCAGACGGCTATCTTCCATCGGGTTCTGCCCCTCGGACGGTTCATAGAGCAGAAACAGAGTAATAATTAGGCTATGGCTATCCGTTTCGTTTTCGTTCGCCAACATCATTGAGGTTGCCTCGTAGCCCTCCCAGTACGAGTAGACGGCGATCAGCCCGTCATAAGCTCCTTTGTCCGACCGAAGCTCCCAACGGCACCGATTGCCTTCTAATCTGACGCGCTCCACCTTGATGCTCTGTCCGCCCTCCGGCAAATCCACGACGACCTTGAGCTCGACTTCCTTTCCTTCCTCCGGAACGTCGAAGCGCAAGTCTACCTCCTCGAGCGTCAGGCGGACCGTGTGCTCGTCCATCCGGCGACTCTTGCCGTGAATGGGCCGTAGCAGGAAGTCACCGCCGAGTTCGACATCATCGACATATACCCGCACGAAGTAGTCGGTCGTGCTGCTCGGCGAGAGGCCGGAACTCACAACCGGACCGGAGTCGTCCTCCGGCACGCCCGCGACGTCGATGACGAAGTCGAGACTGTCGTCCTCACCGTCCCCAGCCGCGCCGATGATGGAGAGGGTATCGTTGGGTTGGAGCAGGGTGCCGCGGGTCGGGTGGATGAATTCCGGGATCTCCCGAATACGGAGATCATTTCCACCTGCGAACCGCCTGAGCGTCGCATCTTTCCCTGTTGTATCGGTGCAGCCACCTTGCTGACACGTTTTCTCTAAAGCTTTTTCTGTAGTCATGCCTAGAGCAAGCAGTTGAAACAGTCGCGTCATCACGCCAGGGTTAAAGTTAGCAAGAACGGCATCTGACCACCCCAAGACGACACTCGAGTTGCCCGCTAAGCGATTAGGTAACGCGGTCGACACGCCCGTACTACATCCGTTTAAGACTAGAACGGACTTCTCGAGTCCATTAGGGTACGAGGTGGCGAGGTAGCTCGGAAGAATTATGAGGAAATCACGGTACTCGTCGCGCGCTTTCCCAACTATGTTCGCATAGCGTATCGATACGCCGCCACAACTCACGCCTGCTCCAGCAGCCTTTACCTCGGGGCTATCACACGAATCGACCTGCACGCCCGTCATCAAGAAAGAAGTTTCTACCTTGTGACCTGTTCTGGTGTCGGTTGCTTCAAGCGTTCCTCCATGGCCGTTGTAAAGAATCACGTCGTACTGGTTCCAGATGCCGAACTTGTCGACGGTGACGTCATCGTTCTTGAAGTATTGAGCGCTACCACCACCCTGGTAATCACTGATGCCACTCAATATTCCCCATACTGAAGAGCCAGCATCCGGAGTTTGATACTCAAATTCAAACGGTGACAAAATGAGTGCGTTCTTCTTTTTTCCAGGGTTGTCGCGTGGTGTGCCGCGACCGACCACATCCTGCGGTTCGATGATTAGCGTGTCCACATCTGCCTGATCACGCCCCGTTGCAGCCGTGGCATCGTAGAGCACCATCAGGATTCCTTTGTCAAGGATGAAACCAAGTGCATGATCACCCGTCAGTACCAAGCGCATATCCGACTGT
Above is a genomic segment from Deinococcota bacterium containing:
- a CDS encoding DUF2179 domain-containing protein yields the protein MTLALLLSALLIFAMRIADVSLGTMRIVMLVRGRRGLAGLLGFFESLIWLLAASQVIGNLDNPLKLVAYAGGYAAGTMLGATIERWIAMGQSLLRIVTPVATPPLAPALRKAGFYVTVVNAEGRDGDVQVSFSVIPRRRMHEVLEIVRRMNPKAFVTFEEVRSLNVGPPQEALLRKSRV
- a CDS encoding acyltransferase; the protein is MPWLLPRPIPAAAETTLDLFVSDLAERLDDPGLDRSETVREVLAQVMHGASYEALEQRSPIAALALDPRNITFEAEHYVATDQDKFARVKPLLWLWKSLDLTPLGQSVHSGLKIRRMLAERVFARAGKNLKIFQNVEVSVGYNITAGDEVVIHRNVLIDDIGGVELHDGASLSDYVNVYSHSHDLLESDDVTLKRTVIGKGVRVAYHATVLSGTVLSDDAMLGALALATRDLEPHAVGLGIPAKARVWKSRGGDPRFSEVEVDAHRHPKAEGVRANPDYREAFGKATKREEPA
- a CDS encoding nucleotidyltransferase family protein is translated as MTQLTPRSLPSKAAVYAGVLCEQLPNLRRRYGVVSLGLFGSYVRGKQREASDLDVLVQFDERPLSLLDLINLEHHLSDLLCVKVDLVEKKALKPQIRERILQEVVEW
- a CDS encoding nucleotidyltransferase domain-containing protein, with the protein product MAGLEDIAPVLDELAEGLKTLYGKRFVGLMLFGSYARGEAKEGSDVDLLLLLHGPVDALAEIHRSEEVAWPLSLVHDLTLSLLPVNTEQSSALGSSFLTNLEHEGVRVEWCE
- a CDS encoding UPF0175 family protein, whose translation is MIVQLEIPEVLHEALGPEPQKEVLEAILLKLINDDRLSIGMAGKILGLDRLGAIQWYTGHGHHYPNIDAEDFAHDLNFANRK
- a CDS encoding DUF3368 domain-containing protein translates to MTSTSQTGSDPAVLAVFDTGPLIYLDILGYTSLLEKLYQVVIPPAVVAELRQKPGRPGGGVPGLTWVKQQRPKRKTLRRVHRELTADPGKEEVIALALDLASWVVIDERRGRAYASNVGLRLTGTLGILLDIHKSGLAGRTISTELNLLDANGMHISSQLKQLVLDQVTTK
- a CDS encoding type II toxin-antitoxin system VapC family toxin; protein product: MTYLDTSIVFAYYFPEARSARVDALYQSLAGIVISDHVELEVASAAALAERTHRLSRSDVDRALNLFDQHLLAGLYTRVHATHHAFMQARALTRHFENAIKGADALHVAVAHSGGFDLITADAKMAKVARTLGLNVTETP
- a CDS encoding type II toxin-antitoxin system prevent-host-death family antitoxin; this translates as MPKFTVQDARKELGKLIVRAKAGEEIVISRYGKDEVRLLAVTSDTDTFPDLSGFRNSMTVNGGDDLGDIVKEMREEAPY